In the Silvanigrella aquatica genome, TTAGAAGATGGAATTGAAAAGTGGATTAATATTAATGATTTTCCATCTCTTTATCCTTGGAGAAATGTTACACTTTTACAATTGCTAAATATGACAAGTGGGATTCCAGATTATTTAAAAAATTCAAAATTTTTAGATACTTTAATTAATAATCCTGATAAACACTTCTCAAAAAGTGAATTGTTTAGTTTTATTGATGGTAATAATTATATTTCGGAAAGTAATTTTGAATATTCAAATTCGAATTACTTGATTCTTGGAGTAATAATTGAGAATATTACTAAAAATTCATTAGAAAATGAAGTGTATAATAGAATTATAAAAAATTACAATATTCATTCTACCTTTTTTCCTTCTCATTTTCCTGATCAAAATTTGAATATTAATCTTGTAAATGGATATTATTATGATTTTAATTCATTAATTCTACCTTTAAAAACAAATATTTCAAATTACAGTTTGTCTTATGCAAACTCAGCTGGAGGGATGTTATCAACTACAGAAGATTTTAATTATTTTATTCAAAATGTATTTAATTCAAAAAGTATTTATTTAAAGAAGTTTTTAATTGATATGGCTGTAGAAATTGAAAGAGATCACGATTTTTCTGAATTCTATTCAATGGGTTTTGGAATTAAGAAAGATTTAAAAAATGAAGAACTTTCTTTTAAGCACACTGGAATGACTTTAGGATTTCGAAGTATGTTTACATATAATCCTGATTATAATTTATCTATGGTAATTTTTGTTAATAGTAGTATTGATAATGAAAATATTGAAAAACTAATTCATTTTTTAAATGAAGAAATATATTCAAGAAATTATTGTAAAAAATTATAATTACTTTTTGTAAACGAAAATATATTTAATTAAAATTTTTTTGATTGTTTACTAATTACAAATAAAGGAAATATAAAAGTGAAGTTGACTTTGAAAGTTAATTTAATAATTGCAACTGCTGCATTTAATTCATCAATTGCAGCGCATAATTTAGATAGACCAATTGTTAATTTAAGAGTGTATTGCGCTGATAGTAATGGAAATTGGAATTGGCTAAAAACTAATGATCGTTTTGAAACTTTAAATGGATTTTGGAATACTAGCCAAAGAAGCTGTAAGTTTAATATGACAGATTATCAATCTGATAGTTATAGCTATTTTATTGCTCTGGGAGGTGAGCAAGAAATAAATAAACTTGTTACTGCTTGCAGGAAAAAATTTACGACTTTAGCTACTCCATATGTTTATTATGTAAATGGTTCATCTAGTTGGTTTCCAATTGCTTCTCATGAAAATAGAATATTAAATGGTAGAATTACAATTAAATCTATTTTGCCAACTTCCTTTATTCCTATAAAAAGTAATTTAAATTTTGATATGATTTATCCAAATAAATTATTTATCACTAAAAGTG is a window encoding:
- a CDS encoding serine hydrolase domain-containing protein, which translates into the protein MKKIFDDYYFQFKDIEYFSAVSFTMQCNGFNNSLPITFQNGYKINSNSFSSDEKINLRSIFQIGSLTKSIISILLLQIMNDPLYKDKNISLEDGIEKWININDFPSLYPWRNVTLLQLLNMTSGIPDYLKNSKFLDTLINNPDKHFSKSELFSFIDGNNYISESNFEYSNSNYLILGVIIENITKNSLENEVYNRIIKNYNIHSTFFPSHFPDQNLNINLVNGYYYDFNSLILPLKTNISNYSLSYANSAGGMLSTTEDFNYFIQNVFNSKSIYLKKFLIDMAVEIERDHDFSEFYSMGFGIKKDLKNEELSFKHTGMTLGFRSMFTYNPDYNLSMVIFVNSSIDNENIEKLIHFLNEEIYSRNYCKKL